A window from Plasmodium gaboni strain SY75 chromosome 9, whole genome shotgun sequence encodes these proteins:
- a CDS encoding hypothetical protein (conserved Plasmodium protein, unknown function), whose translation MNSDDDNENQKDVFGVFEINDNIKEEEETNEETKQKIDNKKEQKEEHNKMNIIDNDNNNNNNNNNNIKNSCDVSKMLEGNDLLSSTHDEIKNIYDSSNDIITIEVNKKNEIKQYDYLEKENDKYILINLNHHNNNNNFKEDVLSCNKTKDCCTHQLDNKINDNELDRNLKISYDHILVDEHINFDTSYNMDDLNYDIIKNKTEKKDIHVREYTLNNDNDKRDIIRTENNDDKFDKKCGLLILNNELLKGDKTCDINDIKRCDINDNNIKRCDINDNNIKTYDINDIKTCDDNNNIICNSNNIFYNKEKPFFIDTIKNFKQDIIYNKMFESVSKKGLIFILTIQDVFIKKTKKILCNKCRDEIPTFNNINNIFKDMLKINIEKQTSEIYMTKLLEKIKIDFLKIQEYLKKQIRDKIHIINNLNVKNELLNNTIKKYKEYFYKIKNEEEIKNSRIKINIQKQFLNVTDFLYHLMMHIYSQLTEKNNKLKFLISQLKRLKIYDEKNEELLKKKKKKKKILKNKIKMKKVDDNHVSNVSNRNENKNKSDVYKNNKKKYKNQKYSYYHSDDNTNLNIRNTKDLLISKKGFSDDNNSNEYSSLNSSSMCLSNQLCLSDFTHMNTKTTLNRKNKSKYKKNIKKKKNMNSYKNVDESISISCDSNVDIVDMQKRECHYKYDKNILIKLKKYKHMYEEELKRNKTLKFLLKNKDDEITQIKTSFKEELEQKEIYLQDEKKKTCDEIYHLKTLLEKEEMNNKQLNDFNESLKKKLDISICTEQNLNNKLYNLNMLITKERDKNKFLLLQNRRLKCIITRNKCSKDLIYTKVNMNNHNFLKYKMNYPNDPISNIEDKNIYNISMNDSENYISDTYIDSNHNDNIYHMDDIYLQDISDEQIYDNLTDDPLYNGIHKFKRPILRKYSLGRNRNVSQNNHVKRIHEDVYNNHIVNNKNSYYKYYYDKNPYKNYQMDLSYYSDNSAQVKEKQKKTCPDINFLKKKKIKNKDIIKKGTKLVNQLNQLNQLNQLNQLNQFDDDENKKIIIKKEKKNFNHNNKRKNANNHSNDNIMTNTKNINTTKKIMLDYNNNEQNISEQIRNDIINFDEHNYKKIINNITKEEKEIEKIKDDDLYAIFMQNWNESSMYDNLKNETDINISCSFIKNLNNDDKIYINENNDMPTNTTNTTNTTNTTNTTNTTTTTNNIKSYNNNNNINIMVNDIDGDNNTKPEQITNDKIKDQFYDVSKNNQIKKINDTNVEKGYNEDITEKKNIPFDNNNIDNILSNNNEGSVPPEIITCHINNIENSNIINNQKEQSDNNEVLMTYELYKQNKEKYMHISLKKKKEDHHEGQNKLPHMSNNNKNLLIRNILSTNNNNNINNMNNINSNNYNNSPICNEIMKPFEPPKNNLNDEYTYETSCHELSLNNSVNEIYNNLINNYDNNNEYHFFQPYESNKRNVTNTDIKNNQDNMIHAEINITNDNTFMSIPKNIDNFNVVNDNQQEHFNNEENKYHKILPNNSAIQNFGVIYKPEPIKESIEGKDKNIDNTNSRNEKHFLLNHVSASKQNICSTNNIDLNQHIDINIKNDNHKINDDYIATHDFMNTSGIKCGTNLIDIQKNTLQNNSRVRKNEERDRGVLSRILRKI comes from the exons ATGAATAgtgatgatgataatgaaaaCCAAAAAGATGTGTTTGGAGTATTCGAgataaatgataatataaaagagGAGGAGGAAACAAATGAAGAGACAAAACAAAAGATAGATAATAAGAAAGAACAAAAAGAagaacataataaaatgaatattattgataatgataataataataataataataataataataatattaaaaatagTTGTGATGTTAGTAAAATGTTAGAAGGAAACGATTTATTATCTTCAACTCACGATgaaataaagaatatatatgactcatctaatgatataataacaatagaagtaaataaaaagaatgaaataaaacaatatgattatttagagaaagaaaatgataaatatattttaataaatcttaatcatcataataataataataattttaaagaaGATGTTCTTAGTTGtaataaaacaaaagaTTGTTGTACTCACCAGttagataataaaattaatgaCAATGAGTTGGATCgaaatttaaaaatatcttATGATCATATATTAGTTGACgaacatataaattttgaTACATCATATAACATGGATGATTTAAATTAcgatattataaaaaataaaacagaaaaaaaggatataCATGTTAGAGAGTATACTTTgaataatgataatgacAAGAGGGATATTATAAGGACAGAAAATAATGACGATAAGtttgataaaaaatgtGGTTTACtcattttaaataatgagCTCCTTAAAGGAGACAAAACATgtgatataaatgatattaaaaggtgtgatataaatgataataatattaaaaggtgtgatataaatgataataatattaaaacgtatgatataaatgatattaaaacttgtgatgataataataatataatatgtaatagtaataatattttttataataaagaaaagCCATTCTTCATAGATACAATTAAAAACTTTAAACaagatattatatataataagatGTTTGAAAGTGTTAGTAAGAAAGGACtcatattcattttaaCTATTCAAGATGTATTTATTAAGaagacaaaaaaaattttatgtAACAAATGTAGAGATGAAATACCCACctttaataatataaataatatttttaaagacatgctaaaaataaatatagaaaaacAAACTAGcgaaatatatatgacaAAACTTTTagaaaagataaaaatagatttcttaaaaatacaagaatatttaaaaaaacaaataagagataaaatacatattataaataatttgaatgtaaaaaatgaacttctaaataatactattaaaaaatataaagaatatttttataaaataaaaaatgaagaagaaattaaaaactcacgtataaaaattaatattcaaaagcagtttttaaatgtaacagattttctttatcatttaatgatgcatatatattctCAACTTACagagaaaaataataagttGAAATTTCTAATATCTCAATTGAAGAgattaaaaatatatgatgaaaaaaatgaggAGCTGctaaagaaaaaaaaaaaaaaaaaaaaaatattaaaaaataaaataaaaatgaaaaaagtAGATGATAATCATGTATCTAATGTGAGTAATagaaatgaaaataaaaataaatcagatgtttataaaaataacaaaaaaaaatataaaaatcaaaaatattcttattatcattctgatgataatacaaatttaaatataagaaatacaaaagatttattaatatcaaAGAAAGGTTTCTcagatgataataatagtaatgAATATTCTTCTTTGAATAGTTCTAGTATGTGTTTATCGAATCAGTTATGTCTCTCTGATTTTACACATATGAATACCAAGACAACATTgaatagaaaaaataaaagcaaatacaaaaagaatataaaaaagaagaaaaatatgaattcatataaaaatgttgaCGAATCCATATCTATAAGTTGTGATAGTAATGTTGACATAGTAGATATGCAAAAAAGGGAATGTCACTATAAgtatgataaaaatatacttataaaattgaaaaaatataaacatatgTATGAAGAGGAGTTGAAGAGGAATAAAAcattaaaatttttattaaaaaataag gATGACGAAATTACACAGATAAAAACTAGTTTCAAAGAAGAGTTAGAACagaaagaaatatatttacaggatgagaagaaaaaaacatGCGACGAAATATATCACTTAAAAACATTAttagaaaaagaagaaatgaataataaacaaCTTAACGATTTCAATGAGAgcttaaaaaaaaaattagataTATCGATATGTACTGAacaaaatttaaataataaattatataatttaaatatgttaATTACTAAAGAAAgagataaaaataaatttttattattacaaaataGAAGATTGAAATGTATTATAACACGAAATAAATGTAGTAAAGatcttatatatacaaaagtaaatatgaataatcataattttttgaaatataaaatgaattatCCTAATGATCCTATTTCTAATATtgaagataaaaatatatataatatcagTATGAATGATTCAGAGAATTATATATCAGATACATATATAGATAGTAACcataatgataatatatatcatatggatgatatatatttacaagATATATCAGATGaacaaatatatgataatttaaCAGATGATCCTTTATATAATGGTATTcataaatttaaaagacCAATTTTAAGGAAATATTCTTTAGGCCGTAATAGAAATGTTTCTCAAAATAACCATGTAAAAAGAATACATGAAGatgtttataataatcatatagtaaataataaaaatagttattacaaatattattatgataaaaatCCATATAAGAATTATCAAATGGACTTATCTTATTATAGTGATAATTCAGCACAAGtgaaagaaaaacaaaaaaaaacttgtccagatattaattttttaaaaaaaaagaagataaaaaataaagacATAATCAAAAAGGGTACCAAGCTAGTAAATCAGTTAAATCAGTTAAATCAGTTAAATCAATTAAATCAGTTAAATCAGTttgatgatgatgaaaataaaaagataataatcaaaaaagaaaaaaaaaattttaatcataataataagagAAAAAATGCAAACAATCATAGTAATGATAATATCATGacaaatacaaaaaatataaataccacaaaaaaaattatgttagattataataataatgagCAAAACATATCTGAACAAATCAgaaatgatataataaattttgatgaacacaattataaaaaaattataaataatataacaaaagaagaaaaagaaattgaaaaaataaaagatgaTGATCTATATGCAATATTTATGCAGAACTGGAATGAATCAAGTATGTATGATAATCTTAAAAATGAAACTGATATAAATATCTCATGTTCgtttattaaaaatttaaataatgatgataagatatatataaatgagAACAATGATATGCCCACAAATACTACAAATACTACAAATACTACAAATACTACAAATACTACAAATACTACAACTACTAcgaataatattaaaagttataataataataataatatcaacATTATGGTTAATGATATTGATGGAGATAATAACACTAAACCAGAACAAATAActaatgataaaataaaagatcAATTTTATGATgtatcaaaaaataatcaaataaagaaaataaatgataCAAATGTGGAAAAAGGATATAATGAAGATATtacagaaaaaaaaaatattccatttgataataataacattgATAATATTCTTTCTAACAACAATGAAGGTTCTGTTCCTCCAGAGATTATAACGTGccatattaataatatagaaaattcaaatataaTTAACAATCAGAAGGAACAaagtgataataatgaagtACTTATGACATATGAATTgtataaacaaaataaagaaaaatatatgcatataagtttaaagaaaaaaaaagaagatcATCATGAAGGTCAAAATAAATTACCACACATgagtaataataataaaaatttattgattagaaatattttatcaaccaacaataataataatataaacaatatgaataatataaatagtaataattataataatagcCCTATTTGTAATGAAATAATGAAACCATTCGAACCCCCCAAAAATAATCTTAATGATGAATATACATATGAAACTAGTTGTCATGAACTAAGTTTGAATAATAGTGTCAATGAAATCTATAATAActtaataaataattatgataataacaATGAATATCACTTTTTTCAACCATATGAAAGTAATAAGAGAAATGTAACTAATACagatattaaaaataatcaGGATAATATGATACATGcagaaataaatataactAATGATAATACTTTTATGTCTATTccaaaaaatatagataattTTAATGTTGTAAATGATAATCAACAAGAACATTTTAAcaatgaagaaaataaatatcaCAAAATTTTGCCTAACAATTCTGCTATCCAAAATTTTGgagttatatataaaccTGAACCAATCAAAGAAAGCATAGAAGGAAAAGacaaaaatatagataacACAAATTCTAGGAATgaaaaacattttttattgaaTCATGTATCTGCATCTAAACAGAATATATGTAGcacaaataatatagattTAAATCAAcatatagatataaatataaaaaatgacaATCATAAAATCAATGATGATTATATAGCAACACATGATTTTATGAACACGAGTGGTATTAAATGCGGCACAAATTTGATAGATATTCAAAAGAATACTCTTCAAAATAATTCGAGGGTAAGAAAGAATGAAGAAAGAGATAGAGGTGTCCTAAGCCGaatattaagaaaaatataa
- a CDS encoding putative phospholipid or glycerol acyltransferase: MIRKLEYHIISYIIFALHVKLFMHTVFYTEWVWDIFHIYFCTIIVYTNMLLIYGIRIYFGLKKLNLKYFPIENIPSCKNYKNKKNIHPYAAFERLDLIHMKFLNLLYGIIFVATWRIASIFLLSIINLIVSLLIYPFLKGKGDNLESPILFLYLKFLKLVCRLAIWIFGVNKIENNYLCDNEWPKNIVSNHISAIDPLFFISEHACSFVAKKSLSKDRLVGPSVLALKCVLVYREKSEDRKIALESIKERQLLINAKQNNYPSFVIFSEGTTSNGLQIIEQKKGAFNSLLPITPVLLIYDYDFYNPSYDIIPFTWWTFLSSANYDGSTLRTYWLPKVYPPDKAQYPDLTDEERINIFHDEVSKIMFNHMKKYNPRAPKDVDDYNDWPGSLRFKLEYFQNALGNVATKHLNKEKNLSEK, encoded by the exons atgatCAGGAAGCTGGAGtatcatattatatcttatataatatttgcTCTTCATGTGAAGTTATTTATGCATACAGTATTTTATACAGAATGGGTATGGgatatttttcatatatatttttgtacaattattgtatatactaatatgttattaatatatggTATACGTATATATTTCggtttaaaaaaattaaacttaaaatatttccccatagaaaatataccatcatgtaaaaattataagaataaaaaaaatatccATCCGTATGCAGCCTTTGAACGTTTAGATTTGATACACATGAAATTTCTGAACTTGTTATATGGAATAATCTTTGTg GCAACATGGAGAATAGCTTCCATTTTTCTCTTATCGATAATTAATTTGATCGTTTCAT TGCTGATATACCCCTTTTTGAAGGGCAAAGGAGATAATTTGGAGAGCCccattttatttttatatcttaaatttttaaaactTGTGTGTAGATTGGCTATATGGATATTTGGTGTGAATAAGATCGAAAATAATTATCTCTGTGATAATGAATGGCCCAAAAACATTGTGTCCAATCATATATCTGCTATAGAtcctcttttttttataagtgAACATGCATGTAGTTTTGTAGCTAAAAAATCGTTAAGTAAAGATCGTCTGGTTGGTCCCAGTGTTCTCGCTTTAAAGTGTGTACTTGTATATCGAGAAAAATCAGAAGATAGAAAAATTGCATTAGAAAGTATAAAAGAAAGACAATTACTAATTAATGctaaacaaaataattatcCTTCATTTGTAATATTCTCAGAAGGAACAACATCTAATGGATTACAAATTAttgaacaaaaaaaaggaGCATTCAACTCCTTATTACCTATAACACCTGTATTGttaatatatgattatgatttttataatcCATCATATGATATCATACCTTTCACATGGTGGACTTTTCTTTCATCAGcaaat tatgACGGAAGTACATTACGTACATATTGGTTGCCAAAAGTATACCCCCCTGATAAAGCTCAATATCCAGACTTAACAGATGAAGAGagaataaatatttttcatgATGAAGTATCAAAAATAATGTTTAAtcatatgaaaaaatataatccTAGAGCTCCAAAAGATGTAGACGATTATAATGACTGGCCTGGCTCCTTAAGATTTAAGTTAGAGTATTTTCAAAATGCCTTAGGTAACGTGGCAACCaaacatttaaataaagaaaaaaatttaagCGAAAAATAA
- a CDS encoding hypothetical protein (conserved Plasmodium protein, unknown function) has translation MTNAGTTDLSWLPSDADEQLALGFKIVTNAYKTRVTSQEAEIRSLKGQLTEKQEQLSSIQKKYSNLEVQLIESTQRGNQLADENKQLITTIKKLNRDIDRLENLKKAVLNSIQEEHDVEDAHKYYSADDLLQTTAPRTMLEMNGNEDSCQSIINKIVNSDTHNIINGSFNSPYIGNVPLGEKNTDGRAFFRNARSRLSYEQFNQFLSNIKKLNNHQQKREETLKKAQAIFGEENVDLYEEFKVLISKHS, from the exons ATGACAAACGCTGGAACTACTGATTTAAGTTGGTTACCTTCGGATGCTGATG AACAATTAGCCTTAGGTTTTAAAATTGTTACAAATGCATATAAAACAAGGGTCACGTCTCAAGAGGCTGAGATAAGATCTTTAAAAGGACAATTAACAGAAAAACAAGAACAA TTATCATcaattcaaaaaaaatatagcAATCTTGAGGTTCAATTGATTGAATCTACTCAAAGGGGAAATCAGTTAGCTGACGAAAACAAGCAATTAATAACAACCATAAAAAAG ttAAATAGAGATATTGACAGACTAGAGAATTTAAAGAAAGCCGTTTTAAATTCCATACAAGAAGAACACGATGTTGAAGACGCACACaaa TATTATTCTGCTGATGACCTTTTACAAACAACGGCACCACGAACAATGTTGGAAATGAATGGAAATGAAGATTCATGTCAAAgtataattaataaaattgttAATTCAGATActcataatataataaatggAAGTTTTAATTCTCCCTATATAGGAAATGT ACCCTTGGGTGAGAAAAATACAGACGGCAGGGCTTTCTTCAGAAATGCCCGTAGTAGATTATCATATGAACAATTTAATCAGTTCTTAAGTAACATTAAAAAACTTAATAATCATCAACAAAAAAGAGAAGAGACATTAAAAAAAGCTCAAGCCATTTTTGGTGAAGAAAATGTAGATTTATATGAAGAATTTAAAGTACTTATATCAAAACATTCATAA
- a CDS encoding putative met-10+ like protein: MFFKGVLLSVYIFFFISYVEIIFCIRIKRNNLYNFQNMTNSLNVKNLDDVKEKVKYEKHSYCLVLDKYKVNKILKNKGAKFWLLDIYKFPSVLKYKEYKNRFLQNDDSDKNAHMLNLIYNNFLKKRNHKNHKNENYNSDHNDNQMCNNVNILFCNDHIKNPSIFNEEDYRLIPLNDFFIKILQELFYKQRKDFTHDEMIYIKNNIISISHEFNDNLPESYRQKEKQTADNIIMCDDNLPEQYRQNEKKTGDNIIKCDENLGEDLIKDEINKNADNNNNNNNNNNPLDNLCENIKDDKDEIEIIYNMHKLEYIEELFKLIKEENIKFQKVKLEFGYDNMNTSEILRKIFPSINEIIHKFEIIGHIAHLNFCDKLESCKKIIAEIILDKNKSIKTVINKKDILNNTHRTFNIELLAGENNYITQLKENNIRVKLNYELIYWNSKLKKERDRIYNLVKDNSIIIDVFGGVGIFSLSLSKKSCLCFSNDINEHAYKYMNINIAMNKNKNILTYNMDGRVFLEKLFNLKIFSKNNDILTLYINDQNQKNISVDILNSKNHNVTANNKNKGKVIKDIQNDNMCQKEKKNTSDRICPYIDNENDNNQRHITSDNNNIDQHDDIYEHKFKYQKIGEDNIEDSKKNEEKHKININLNIYEDIHILMNLPQTALEFLNVFKKYKKEKNDELRNVFIHCYYFAKPEFFYEHAEKNILLHFNQIPKDIKITEIRKVSPSKLMYVVEFNLKDLL; the protein is encoded by the exons ATGTTTTTTAAAGGCGTTTTACTTTCAGTGtacatatttttctttatttcttatgttgaaataatattttgcataagaataaaaaggaataatttatataattttcaaaatatgACAAATTCTTTAAATGTTAAGAATTTAGATGATGTGAAGGAAAAGGTTAAATATGAGAAACATTCGTACTGCTTAGTACtagataaatataaagtaaataaaatattaaaaaacaAAGGAGCTAAATTTTGGCTATTagatatttataaatttcCTTCCgttttaaaatataaagaatataaaaatcGTTTCTTGCAAAATGATGATAGTGATAAAAATGCTCATATGCTAaatttgatatataataactttttaaaaaaaagaaatcaCAAAAATCATAAGAATGAGAATTATAATAGTGATCATAATGATAATCAAATGTGTaataatgttaatatattattttgtaacGATCATATTAAAAATCCATCTATTTTTAATGAAGAAGATTATAGACTAATTCCACTCAACgatttttttattaaaattttacaagaacttttttataaacaaaGAAAGGATTTCACACATGATGAAATGatttatatcaaaaataatattatatctatatCTCATGAATTTAATGACAATTTGCCTGAATCGTACAGGCAAAAAGAGAAACAAACAGCTGATAACATTATCATGTGTGATGATAATTTGCCTGAACAGTACAGGCaaaacgaaaaaaaaacagGTGACAACATTATAAAGTGTGATGAGAATTTAGGTGAAGATTTGATAAAagatgaaataaataaaaatgctgataataataataataataataataacaataatcCTTTGGATAATTTGTGTGAGAATATTAAGGATGATAAAGATGAgatagaaataatatataatatgcACAAGTTAGAATATATTgaagaattatttaaattaataaaagaagagaatataaaatttcAGAAAGTAAAATTAGAATTTGgttatgataatatgaacaCGTCAGAAATTTTAAGGAAAATATTTCCATctataaatgaaataatacACAAGTTTGAAATAATAGGACATATAGCACATTTAAATTTTTGTGATAAATTAGAATCTTGTAAAAAGATAATTGCAGAAATTATATTAGATAAGaataaaagtataaaaacggtgataaataaaaaggacATATTGAATAATACTCACAGAACATTTAATATTGAATTATTAGCAGGTGAGAACAATTATATTACACAATTAAAAgagaataatataagaGTAAAACTGAATTatgaattaatatattggaattcaaaattaaaaaaggaaCGAGATcgtatatataatttggTAAAAGACAATTCTATAATAATTGATGTTTTTGGAGGTGTTGGTATATTTAGTTTATCTTTGAGTAAAAAAAGTTGTTTATGTTTTTCTAATGATATTAATGAACAtgcatataaatatatgaatataaatatcgcaatgaataaaaataaaaatatattaacatataacATGGATGGTCGTGTATTTCttgaaaaattatttaatttaaaaattttctcaaaaaataatgatattttaacattatatataaatgatcaaaatcaaaaaaatatatcgGTTGATATTTTGAATAGTAAAAATCACAATGTGACAgcaaataataaaaataaaggcaaagttataaaagatattcaaaatgataatatgtgtcaaaaggaaaaaaaaaatacatcAGATAGAATATGTCCATATATtgataatgaaaatgataataatcAAAGACACATTACaagtgataataataatattgatcaacatgatgatatttatgaacataaattcaaatatcaaaaaataggagaagataatattgaggattccaaaaaaaatgaagaaaaacataaaataaatataaatttaaatatcTATGAAGATATACACATATTAATGAATTTACCTCAAACAGCTTTAGAATTTCTtaatgtttttaaaaaatataaaaaagaaaaaaatgatgaacTAAGAAATGTGTTTATtcattgttattattttgcAAAGCCggaatttttttatgaacatgcagaaaaaaatatattgcTTCATTTTAATCAAATTCCAAAAGATATTAAAATTACAGAG ATAAGAAAAGTTTCACCAAGTAAATTAATGTATGTTGTAgaatttaatttaaaagatttattataa
- a CDS encoding putative zinc binding protein — protein sequence MARSKVKKVKPRKKKPLKLDKQFNCPFCSYKKSVDIKLHRSKGIGELACLKCGVKYVNQITSLDECIDVYSEWVDKCLEANKKGCNEFFYNDDLLSLNNLEDKDILDQTIE from the exons ATGGCTAGGAGTAAAGTGAAGAAAGTAAAACcgagaaaaaaaaaaccatTAAAACTGGATAAACAATTTAATTGTCCTTTTTGTagttataaaaaatcaGTTGATATAAAACT GCATAGGTCCAAAGGAATTGGAGAATTAGCTTGTCTAAAATGTGGTGTTAAATATGTTAATCAAATAACAAGCTTAGATGAATGTATAGATGTTTATAGCGAATGGGTTGATAAATGTCTTGAAGctaataaaaaaggatGTAACgaatttttttataatgatgatttgctatcattaaataatttagaAGATAAAGATATTCTCGACCAAACAATcgaataa